The following are encoded in a window of Ogataea parapolymorpha DL-1 chromosome VII, whole genome shotgun sequence genomic DNA:
- a CDS encoding alpha 1,6-mannosyltransferase — translation MSIGANNNSSLGSAVAKLWNNYKYLAISTLSVFLILNLVVSNSGSNPSFSLSQSYTQDVGSASHNATTVVSKPPRKNVKDMYTIEARLIANFPYNANENIEEQIWQLWNVRADDKNFPEECKPHIERWRTVNDNYNHNLITLSDAEDTVVDYLRPSVPEVVDALRFLPHDRLKYEFLKYLLVYIKGGLYADIDTTDIKPLKFWYDSKVIGARLMVGISADYNDQNWEKLYNRRLSFGNSIFRAKSHHPFLAKLIARITYICFTQQELVKSTNWDEVFDNVDANGEPLIQFTGPSIFTDTLFEYMNELNDAVFIRVAKNERDKDLKPIVGPKVPENQRFSYRSFSGAIAPTQVDDIIVMPHITFNGPENAQRDEYDDNDEKQGYEKYYYARSLSLTNWSNRKQKIQST, via the coding sequence ATGAGTATTGGAGCTAATAACAATAGCTCTCTTGGAAGTGCGGTGGCCAAACTATGGAACAACTATAAGTACCTGGCGATCTCTACATTATCTGTGTTTCTCATTTTGAATTTGGTGGTCTCGAATTCCGGCTCCAATCCGTCTTTCAGTCTCAGCCAAAGCTATACACAGGATGTTGGCTCCGCTAGCCATAACGCTACGACTGTTGTCTCTAAGCCACCAAGAAAGAACGTGAAGGACATGTACACTATTGAGGCGAGGCTGATCGCCAACTTCCCTTACAATGCAAACGAGAATATCGAAGAACAAATCTGGCAGTTGTGGAACGTTCGCGCAGATGATAAAAACTTTCCTGAGGAGTGCAAGCCACACATCGAGAGGTGGAGAACCGTCAACGACAATTACAATCACAACCTCATTACCTTGTCTGATGCTGAGGACACTGTTGTGGACTACCTTCGTCCCAGTGTGCCAGAGGTTGTGGATGCTCTTAGATTCCTTCCTCATGACCGTCTCAAGTACGAGTTCCTAAAATATCTGCTTGTGTACATCAAAGGTGGACTTTATGCAGACATTGACACTACAGACATCAAGCCGCTGAAATTTTGGTATGACTCCAAGGTGATTGGGGCCAGATTGATGGTTGGAATCTCCGCCGATTACAACGACCAAAACTGGGAAAAGCTCTACAATAGACGTCTCTCATTTGGGAACTCGATCTTCCGTGCCAAATCGCACCATCCATTCCTGGCGAAGCTGATAGCGAGAATCACGTATATTTGCTTCACTCAACAGGAACTAGTGAAGAGCACTAACTGGGACGAGGTTTTTGATAATGTCGATGCGAACGGCGAGCCTCTTATCCAGTTCACCGGCCCTTCCATTTTCACAGACACGCTCTTTGAGTATATGAACGAACTGAATGATGCTGTGTTTATTCGCGTCGCCAAAAACGAGAGAGACAAGGATTTGAAACCGATTGTCGGGCCTAAGGTTCCTGAAAACCAACGATTCTCGTACAGATCATTTAGCGGTGCCATTGCACCTACCCAGGTGGACGATATCATTGTGATGCCACACATCACCTTCAATGGGCCGGAAAATGCCCAAAGGGACGAATACGACGATAACGACGAGAAGCAGGGCTACGAAAAGTACTACTATGCTCGCTCGCTGTCGCTCACCAATTGGAGCAAtagaaaacaaaaaattcaGTCCACATGA
- a CDS encoding Conserved hypothetical secreted protein, protein MSMFFARNRRAKTLILVVSILITVLVLSSSAGTEHLSKFKLPTSSSYSIYAASEVKEEPSGSAAPSSTPEDADNLKNLYFSPEQGGVIPGGSSGNTKGWKVSSIDESKGQRTDDRSIPLTENQSPTEEALNKITPEDIVRGDVTFQNFFIEIFELMRKNQLSYPLAERQTLKDGKPFIENVLFYAQPWDRLSEDDCSQFVNFPPQFINDLTLKHETVVSNLPKITPRFYKGNGYVIVGGGKYSWFALLGIETLRKVGSTLPVEVILPSDDEYEFEYCDQILPALNARCVEMPRVFGKETLRKFEVNGYQFKAFALFASSFENAFFLDSDAYPVGNPDPLFESDLYKEYQMITWPDFWRRTTSPYFYQITGQEIGPKQVRHLNDMFTDPKYYESELNADPYHNIPFHDREGTIPDWTTEAGEMLINKTLHFQTLLLALYYNFDGPYGYYPLLSQGGAGEGDKETFVAAANYYGLKYYQVYKLPDRAYGWYNHEQNYEHSSIVQYDPLTDYSNLQQVKQNIRKAIELEGENFKYDYEKFFTQFFLPSNSKVLFYHVHDPKMDPFNIVNNRYTFDLDGNRIRNLGEDFPEFDFDLENFIWNVINHYVCEKKINFKHFENADWNSLCDGFIQDQLKFLAESSRRIFSDHNKSPPSELVESPEKAEKVETPDDVAVE, encoded by the coding sequence ATGTCTATGTTTTTcgcaagaaacagaagagCCAAGACGTTGATCTTGGTGGTGTCGATTCTGATCACGGTGCTGGTCCTTTCTTCGTCTGCCGGTACAGAACACCTGTCGAAATTTAAACTGCCTACTTCCAGTTCCTACTCGATATATGCAGCTTCCGAAGTGAAAGAGGAGCCCTCGGGGTCTGCAGCACCAAGCTCAACCCCTGAAGACGCGGATAATCTCAAAAATTTATATTTCAGCCCTGAACAAGGCGGAGTGATCCCTGGAGGATCGTCAGGAAACACGAAAGGCTGGAAAGTATCTTCGATAGACGAGTCGAAGGGACAACGAACGGACGACCGGTCGATACCTCTTACAGAAAACCAGTCACCAACAGAAGAAGCTCTTAACAAAATTACCCCTGAAGACATTGTTCGCGGCGATGTTACCTTCCAAAACTTTTTCATagagatttttgagctgATGAGAAAAAATCAGTTGAGCTATCCGCTAGCGGAAAGACAGACCCTCAAGGACGGAAAGCCGTTTATTGAAAACGTTTTGTTTTATGCTCAGCCGTGGGATAGGCTCAGCGAGGACGATTGTTCGCAATTTGTTAATTTCCCACCTCAATTTATCAATGACCTCACTCTCAAGCATGAGACCGTGGTTAGCAACCTGCCTAAGATCACTCCTAGATTTTACAAAGGCAATGGTTACGTGATTGTCGGCGGTGGCAAGTACTCGTGGTTTGCTTTGCTTGGTATCGAGACATTGCGTAAGGTGGGATCTACGCTTCCTGTCGAGGTCATTCTTCCTAGCGATGACGAATACGAATTCGAATATTGTGATCAGATTCTTCCTGCATTGAACGCAAGATGTGTCGAGATGCCCAGGGTGTTTGGGAAAGAGACCCTAAGAAAGTTTGAGGTTAACGGTTATCAATTCAAAGCGTTTGCCCTATTCGCATCTTCTTTCGAAAACGCCTTTTTCCTCGACTCTGATGCATACCCGGTTGGAAACCCTGATCCACTGTTTGAGTCAGATCTTTATAAAGAGTACCAGATGATTACGTGGCCGgacttttggagaagaacaACGTCTCCATACTTCTATCAGATCACAGGCCAAGAAATCGGACCGAAACAAGTGAGACATCTAAACGACATGTTTACTGATCCAAAGTACTACGAATCTGAGCTCAATGCTGATCCATACCACAACATTCCGTTCCACGACAGAGAGGGAACCATACCCGATTGGACGACAGAAGCCGGTGAAATGCTTATCAACAAGACTCTTCATTTCCAGACCCTGCTATTGGCATTGTACTACAATTTCGATGGCCCATATGGATATTATCCCCTTTTGTCCCAAGGTGGAGCCGGTGAGGGTGATAAAGAGACCTTCGTTGCCGCAGCCAACTACTATGGTCTGAAGTACTATCAAGTCTATAAACTCCCTGACAGAGCATACGGTTGGTACAACCATGAACAGAACTACGAACACTCGAGTATCGTCCAATACGATCCCCTGACGGATTATTCTAATTTGCAGCAGGTCAAGCAGAATATTCGCAAGGCTATCGAGTTGGAAGGAGAGAACTTCAAGTACGACTACGAAAAATTCTTTACCCAGTTTTTCCTTCCGTCAAACTCGAAGGTGTTATTCTACCATGTGCATGATCCAAAAATGGATCCATTCAATATTGTCAATAATAGGTACACGTTCGATCTTGATGGAAACCGCATTAGAAACTTGGGTGAAGATTTCCCGGAGTTTGACTTTGATTTGGAAAACTTCATCTGGAACGTCATTAACCACTACGTGtgcgagaaaaaaatcaatttcaAGCACTTCGAGAACGCCGATTGGAACTCCCTGTGTGACGGGTTCATCCAGGACCAGCTTAAATTCCTTGCTGAATCTTCGAGACGCATTTTTAGTGATCACAACAAGTCCCCTCCATCTGAACTTGTTGAATCTCCAGAGAAGGCCGAAAAAGTTGAGACACCGGATGatgttgctgttgagtAA